A window of Nonomuraea angiospora genomic DNA:
TGGCCTTGTGGAGCCTGATAACGGTCCGCTGGCCGAACATCGCCCACCACCTGGCGGCATGCCCGGAGGCCGTGGCCGGAATCCGTGATCCCCTATGGTGTCCGGACCACTTCCCTGAACCGCTCCGCTCGGCCGCGACCTCGGCCGACCTGCGCGCCGTGGTCACCTCTCCTGATGGGGGACCGCTGACACCTGACCTCATCCGCCAGTGCTGCGGTGCCTCCGCCGCGCCGTGCTAGCTCTTGAGAGGGCGTTACGCACGTTGATGCCCCTTCCGTCGCTGACGCTCGGGATGGCGTGCTGGTCAAGGGCCTTCGACCGTTCGAACGCCTCATCCACGACCTGCCACGATCGTGAAGATCACCAACAGCATCAGGGGAAGCGTCAGATGGCCCCATCACGTGGCCGGGGGCCGCAGGCCGAGCCACTGCTCGGCGTCCCAGGCCTGGAACCGCTCGACCTCGGTGAACCCCAGCTTTGCCGCGAGGCGCATCGAGCCGACGTTGGCGCTCTGGGTGGTGAGCACCACCGGCTCGCCGGGAAGGACGCCGTCAAACCAGTCGAGTGCCGCCGCGCATGCCTCTGCGGCATACCCTTGCCCCCAGGCCTGCGGCAGGAACAGGTAACCGAGATCGGCCTTCCCCACAGCAGCCGGGCGACGGTGCCCAGCTGCTCTCCTGAGCAGGATCTGGCCGATCATCGCCCCGTCGAGCTCGACGACGAAGCTTCCGGGCCATCGCTCGGGCACCTCGGGCATCTCGCGCTCAAGCTCGTCACGCGGGCGGGGGCCGCCGAGGTAGGTGTGCACCTCTGGCGAGGCGAGCAGCTCGATGAACGTTGTACGGTCCCGCGCCTCGGGCTCACGGAGCACGAGCCGCTCGGTCCGGATCAGCTCAGGCGGCCAAGCCACATGTCCCAGATCTGACATGCGCGCAGGCTAACGACCCTGCCGGACGACGTTCAACGTGGGCATGAACGCGGGGCTCACCGGCCGAGCCATGGGCGCGGCCGGGTGAACAATCCCGGCCCGGTCTCGACGAGGATGCCGCGGCCGGCCAGGCGTTCGAGTTTGGCCTCGTGCCCCACGCTTGAACTGGGCGAGCGATTCGCCGGGCTGACCTTCGCCGCAGGGGGACCGTCCGAGGTGTGAGGCGCCCGGCCGGGATGCGGGAAAACGGGCACCCACCCTGGTTGAGAGGGCCCGCCGACGGCCTCCGAGCCGGGCTGATCGACGCCCTGACCCACCTGTGCGCGCAAACGTGGGGACCAGCGGTCGGGCCGCGGGTAGCTGCGGCTATCGGCTCGCCACGTCCTCTACCGCGAGCAGCCCGGCGAGCCCGAGGAAGCAGATGCCGCTGCCGAGATCGATCCTGCCGCGGGTCCCGGCTCGCCGGCGAACTGGGGCAGCAGCGCGGCGAACAGCAGCAGCGCCTTGGGGTTGCTGATCGCGACGACGAACTCGTTACCGACCAGCGGCCACACGCCCCCTCCACTCGGTGCGGGTGGTGCCTCCGCGCCCGACAGCGCCTGCCGCGCCTGCCGCGCCTGCCACAGGCTGGAGATCCCGAGCCAGGCGAGATAGCCGACCCCCACCCACTTGATCACGGTGAGCGCTGTGGCCGAGGCAGCCAGCGTGGCGCCGAGCCCGGCCACGACCAGCCCGACGAGTACGACGAACGCGGCCAGACGCCCGCCGATGCCGGCGAGCGCGGCCATGGTGCCGTGCCGCACGGCGTTGCTCAAACCGAGGAGTTGGTTCGCCCCGGGGATGAGGGACACGAGCAGGGCTGCGGGTACGAAACCGACCCAGTTGATCACGACTGTCTCCTGAGCTTGACCTTCGATCTCGGTCGGTGCGGTCCATGGCCGTGGTGGTGGCGGGGCCGCGTCTTCACGCGTCACGTCATGGGGTTGCGTAGCCATTTGTTGCGTTCAGCGCAACGTCGGGCGGTGTCGACGACGCTCGCAATGGCCGGTGACGGATCGTTCGCGGGCCACAGCACGAAGAGTTCTGCCATGATCAGCGGATCGACGACGTCACGGACAACAATGCCGGGGCTGGTCTTCGCGGCGTGCTCAGCGAACGATGTCGGGGCCAAGCTGACCTCGCGTCCGCTGGAGAGCCGGGCGAGCATGGCGTTCACCGGTGGTTCGTCGAACGCGCAGATATCGGGTGAGAAGCCCGCCTCGTGGCACGCGGCGACGATGGCGTCGTAGTACGCCGGGGCGTGGTGGCGGGCGAACAGCAGCAGCGTCTCGTCGCGGAGGGCCGTCACCGGGATCCTCGGTGCGTCAGCGAGGCGGTGGCGAGCGCTGAGGACCGCGGAGACGGGCTCTTCGCGGAGGAGCTCGCCATCTACCCCGTCGAGGGGCTGCGGTGAGAGAGCGAGACCGGCGTCCAGGTCGCCGGCACGGAGACGTTCGGGAATCTCGGCGCTGAAGAACTCTCGAGCGTCGACCATGACGTCGGGATGGTCTTCCCGGAGAGTGTCCAGGAGCGCCGTGAGCGTGTCGAAGCTTGTCACCGGTGTGTAGCCCAGCCGAACCGTCGTCGCGATCCCTGCCCCGGCCAGCCGGGTGAGCTGCACGGCTTGCTCCAGCGCGGCCAGCGCTTTCGGCGCCTCGCGAGCCAGTGTCCGGCCCGCGGAGGTGAGCTGCACGCTACGGCTCGAACGCACGAACAGCGGGGTTCCGAGGGTCTCCTCGAGCTTGCGGATCTGATGACTCAGGGATGGCTGAGCGATGTAGAGACGCGTGG
This region includes:
- a CDS encoding GNAT family N-acetyltransferase, whose protein sequence is MSDLGHVAWPPELIRTERLVLREPEARDRTTFIELLASPEVHTYLGGPRPRDELEREMPEVPERWPGSFVVELDGAMIGQILLRRAAGHRRPAAVGKADLGYLFLPQAWGQGYAAEACAAALDWFDGVLPGEPVVLTTQSANVGSMRLAAKLGFTEVERFQAWDAEQWLGLRPPAT
- a CDS encoding LysE family translocator, with translation MINWVGFVPAALLVSLIPGANQLLGLSNAVRHGTMAALAGIGGRLAAFVVLVGLVVAGLGATLAASATALTVIKWVGVGYLAWLGISSLWQARQARQALSGAEAPPAPSGGGVWPLVGNEFVVAISNPKALLLFAALLPQFAGEPGPAAGSISAAASASSGSPGCSR
- a CDS encoding LysR substrate-binding domain-containing protein, giving the protein MSIDVSPRVLRYFMAVAEELHFGRAATRLYIAQPSLSHQIRKLEETLGTPLFVRSSRSVQLTSAGRTLAREAPKALAALEQAVQLTRLAGAGIATTVRLGYTPVTSFDTLTALLDTLREDHPDVMVDAREFFSAEIPERLRAGDLDAGLALSPQPLDGVDGELLREEPVSAVLSARHRLADAPRIPVTALRDETLLLFARHHAPAYYDAIVAACHEAGFSPDICAFDEPPVNAMLARLSSGREVSLAPTSFAEHAAKTSPGIVVRDVVDPLIMAELFVLWPANDPSPAIASVVDTARRCAERNKWLRNPMT